The Bos indicus x Bos taurus breed Angus x Brahman F1 hybrid chromosome 25, Bos_hybrid_MaternalHap_v2.0, whole genome shotgun sequence genome has a window encoding:
- the INO80E gene encoding INO80 complex subunit E isoform X1, producing MNGPADGEVDYKKKYRNLKRKLKFLIYEHECFQEELRKAQRKLLKVSRDKSFLLDRLLQYENVDEDSSDSDATASSDNSETEGTPKLSDTPAPKRKRSPPLGGAPSPSSLSLPPSTGFPLQASRAPSPYLSSLASPTYPPFPSDYLALQLPEPSPLRPKREKRPRLPRKLKMAVGPPDCPVGGPLTFPGRGSGAGVGAALAPLPPPKMPPPTILSAVPRQMFSDAGSGDDALDGDDDLVIDIPE from the exons ATGAACGGACCGGCAGACGGTGAAGTGGACTACAAGAAGAAATACCGGAATCTGAAGCGAAAACTCAAATTCCTTATCTAC GAACACGAGTGCTTCCAGGAGGAACTGAGGAAGGCGCAGAGGAAATTGCTGAAAGTGTCCCGGGACAAGAG TTTCCTCCTAGACCGACTTCTGCAGTACGAGAACGTGGATGAAGACTCTTCTG ACTCTGACGCCACTGCATCTTCAGACAACAGTGAGACAGAGGGGACACCCAAGTTGTCAGACACACCTGCCCCTAAGAG GAAAAGAAGCCCTCCGCTGGGGGGTGCTCCCTCCCCCTCCAGCCTCTCCTTGCCTCCTTCAACAGGGTTTCCCCTTCAGGCCTCAAGGGCCCCCTCCCCATACCTGAGCTCG CTGGCTTCCCCCACCTACCCCCCATTCCCTTCTGACTACCTGGCCCTGCAGCTGCCCGAGCCCAGCCCCCTGAGGCCCAAGCGGGAGAAACGGCCCCGCCTGCCCCGGAAACTCAAG ATGGCGGTGGGACCCCCCGACTGCCCTGTGGGAGGGCCGCTGACCTTCCCAGGCCGGggctctggggctggggtgggggcagccttggcccccctacccccacccaagATGCCCCCCCCTACGATCCTGAGTGCCGTCCCTCGGCAGATGTTCAGCGACGCGGGTAGCGGGGATGATGCCCTGGACGGGGACGATGACCTGGTGATCGACATCCCGGAGTGA
- the INO80E gene encoding INO80 complex subunit E isoform X3 yields MNGPADGEVDYKKKYRNLKRKLKFLIYEHECFQEELRKAQRKLLKVSRDKSFLLDRLLQYENVDEDSSDSDATASSDNSETEGTPKLSDTPAPKRKRSPPLGGAPSPSSLSLPPSTGFPLQASRAPSPYLSSLASPTYPPFPSDYLALQLPEPSPLRPKREKRPRLPRKLKRAHSGCSAEDELDLGEAEGRDSS; encoded by the exons ATGAACGGACCGGCAGACGGTGAAGTGGACTACAAGAAGAAATACCGGAATCTGAAGCGAAAACTCAAATTCCTTATCTAC GAACACGAGTGCTTCCAGGAGGAACTGAGGAAGGCGCAGAGGAAATTGCTGAAAGTGTCCCGGGACAAGAG TTTCCTCCTAGACCGACTTCTGCAGTACGAGAACGTGGATGAAGACTCTTCTG ACTCTGACGCCACTGCATCTTCAGACAACAGTGAGACAGAGGGGACACCCAAGTTGTCAGACACACCTGCCCCTAAGAG GAAAAGAAGCCCTCCGCTGGGGGGTGCTCCCTCCCCCTCCAGCCTCTCCTTGCCTCCTTCAACAGGGTTTCCCCTTCAGGCCTCAAGGGCCCCCTCCCCATACCTGAGCTCG CTGGCTTCCCCCACCTACCCCCCATTCCCTTCTGACTACCTGGCCCTGCAGCTGCCCGAGCCCAGCCCCCTGAGGCCCAAGCGGGAGAAACGGCCCCGCCTGCCCCGGAAACTCAAG AGAGCTCACTCTGGCTGCAGTGCGGAGGACGAGCTGGATCTGGGAGAGGCTGAAGGCAGGGATTCCAGTTAG
- the HIRIP3 gene encoding HIRA-interacting protein 3: MARENEMQEFTRSFFQGHPDLSTLTHSIVRRRFLAHAGRDHLEPEEKQALKRLVEEELLKMQVDEASAKQERLHVGKKAKRSPAPCRDPERKRFRFNSESEPSSAASSPDRLNPSAKNGMAADVTPAEDESPNQASKKATESSDDEQQRDLTAKIRLEKEVVKESSEEEEEGSARKRKVWKEESSEEEEEEGKESKGRTRKKPGTKTKQAPGKASGSRKQAKEESEDSEEDPAQGRGKKGAKSHQGSAKESEEEEETVTKNKENREEEEDWKPTDQSSGGKRSVREERSCKQKSRAARLLGERGDREEQKEKAAASSGDSSEEDEVPLVQRKRKDRTQGKDGKRQSGSSEEDGEDSPRKVKPTTGKTAKEGSISGEASDSEKEVSDSEAEGSPKKERKNRSSKKSSKKGRTRSPSSSSIDGSPEHKGRKAGSGRSGEDHPAVRRLKRYIRACGAHRNYKKLLGSCRSRKERLSVLRAELEALGMKGNPSLEKCRALKEQREEAAEVASLDITNIISSSGRPRRRTAWNPSGETAPPGELYRRILDSDEERPHPPPPDWSHLRGIISSDGESN; this comes from the exons ATGGCGCGGGAGAATGAGATGCAGGAGTTCACCCGTAGCTTCTTCCAAGGCCACCCGGACCTCAG CACGCTTACGCACTCCATCGTGCGGCGGCGATTCTTGGCTCACGCGGGCCGCGACCACCTGGAACCTGAGGAGAAGCAGGCACTGAAGCGGCTGGTGGAGGAGGAGCTGCTGAAGATGCAG GTGGATGAAGCGAGTGCGAAGCAAGAGAGGCTCCACGTTGGCAAAAAGGCGAAAAGGTCTCCTGCTCCTTGCCGTGACCCAGAGAGAAAAAGGTTCCGTTTCAATTCAGAGTCAG AGCCCAGCTCTGCAGCCTCCAGTCCAGACCGCCTCAACCCCTCAGCAAAGAATGGGATGGCAGCAGATGTCACTCCAGCCGAGGATGAGAGTCCAAATCAAGCCTCAAAGAAAGCAACTGAGAGCAGTGATGATGAACAGCAGAGGGACCTGACTGCAAAGATCAGATTAGAgaaggaggtggtgaaggagagcagtgaggaggaggaggagggctctgccagaaagagaaaggtctggaaagaagaaagcagtgaggaggaggaggaggagggaaaggagtcCAAGGGCAGGACTAGGAAGAAGCCTGGGACAAAGACCAAGCAGGCACCAGGCAAGGCCTCAGGCAGTAGGAAGCAGGCTAAGGAGGAGAGTGAGGACAGTGAGGAGGACCCTGCCCAGGGGCGGGGAAAGAAAGGCGctaagagccaccagggaagtgcaaaggagagtgaggaggaggaggagacagtaaCCAAGAATAAAGAGaacagagaggaagaagaggattGGAAACCCACAGACCAGAGCAGTGGAGGGAAAAGGTCAGTTCGGGAGGAGAGGAGCTGTAAGCAGAAAAGCAGGGCAGCACGACTGCTGGGAGAGCGGGGGGACAGAgaggaacagaaggaaaaagcCGCAGCAAGCAGTGGCGATAGCAGTGAGGAAGATGAAGTGCCCCTAGTACAGAGGAAGCGCAAAGACAGGACCCAGGGGAAGGATGGGAAAAGGCAGAGTGGAAGCAGCGAGGAGGATGGAGAAGACAGCCCGAGGAAAGTGAAGCCAACTACTGGCAAGACAGCCAAAGAGGGCAGTATCAGTGGTGAGGCAAGTGACTCGGAGAAGGAAGTGAGTGATAGCGAGGCAGAGGGGAGCCccaagaaggagaggaagaaccGGTCTTCCAAGAAGAGCTCCAAGAAAGGCAGGACACGaagtccctcctcctcttccatagatggcagtccagaACATAAAGGCAGGAAG GCTGGCTCTGGTCGCTCTGGTGAGGACCACCCCGCTGTGAGGAGGCTCAAGCGCTACATCCGGGCCTGTGGCGCCCATCGAAACTACAAGAAGCTGCTGGGTTCCTGCCGCTCACGCAAGGAACGCCTGAGTGTTCTCCGGGCAGAGCTGGAAGCCCTGGGCATGAAGG GTAACCCTTCCTTAGAGAAGTGTCGGGCCCTGAAAGAGCAGCGCGAAGAGGCAGCCGAGGTGGCTTCTTTGGACATTACCAACATCATCAGCAGTTCAG GCCGGCCACGCAGACGCACAGCCTGGAACCCTTCAGGAGAAACAGCCCCACCAGGGGAGCTATACCGCAGGATCCTCGACTCAGACGAAGAGcggccccaccccccgcccccagacTGGTCACATCTGCGGGGCATCATCAGCAGCGATGGCGAGAGCAACTGA
- the INO80E gene encoding INO80 complex subunit E isoform X2 yields MNGPADGEVDYKKKYRNLKRKLKFLIYEHECFQEELRKAQRKLLKVSRDKSFLLDRLLQYENVDEDSSDSDATASSDNSETEGTPKLSDTPAPKRKRSPPLGGAPSPSSLSLPPSTGFPLQASRAPSPYLSSMAVGPPDCPVGGPLTFPGRGSGAGVGAALAPLPPPKMPPPTILSAVPRQMFSDAGSGDDALDGDDDLVIDIPE; encoded by the exons ATGAACGGACCGGCAGACGGTGAAGTGGACTACAAGAAGAAATACCGGAATCTGAAGCGAAAACTCAAATTCCTTATCTAC GAACACGAGTGCTTCCAGGAGGAACTGAGGAAGGCGCAGAGGAAATTGCTGAAAGTGTCCCGGGACAAGAG TTTCCTCCTAGACCGACTTCTGCAGTACGAGAACGTGGATGAAGACTCTTCTG ACTCTGACGCCACTGCATCTTCAGACAACAGTGAGACAGAGGGGACACCCAAGTTGTCAGACACACCTGCCCCTAAGAG GAAAAGAAGCCCTCCGCTGGGGGGTGCTCCCTCCCCCTCCAGCCTCTCCTTGCCTCCTTCAACAGGGTTTCCCCTTCAGGCCTCAAGGGCCCCCTCCCCATACCTGAGCTCG ATGGCGGTGGGACCCCCCGACTGCCCTGTGGGAGGGCCGCTGACCTTCCCAGGCCGGggctctggggctggggtgggggcagccttggcccccctacccccacccaagATGCCCCCCCCTACGATCCTGAGTGCCGTCCCTCGGCAGATGTTCAGCGACGCGGGTAGCGGGGATGATGCCCTGGACGGGGACGATGACCTGGTGATCGACATCCCGGAGTGA